The genomic window TCGCCGCTCATCTTCAGATAGGCCAATTCCAAGGTTTCTTGTTCCTGGCCCCGACGCTTTTCAGGTACTCCGCAACCAATGTACTTCCGGCCTCCTCAGCCACATCAAGCGGCGTTCCCCTTTCTCCTGTCTCAGATTCCCCCGGGTCACTCAAGGCGTTGACCTCCGCACCCGCTTCTACCAACAATCTCGTCACCTTCAAAAAATCCGTCTCCTCCTTTCCTATCCGCTTCAACATCTCACTGAAACTTTCCCATTTTCCGGAAGGCTTACGCCTCAAAAGCCCTACCCCCGTCGCCATGTGCAAGGGCGTCATGCCCTCCACGCGAACATTGGGATTCGCCCCACGCTCCAGCAGAGCGGACACGACCCTCGACAGCCCCATGGCCGAGGCGCCCCAAAGGGGCGTAACCCCCTCGTTATTGACAACACCAGCATCAGCCCCAGCCTGGAGCAGCAGGAGCGCCGCTTCCTCATCTCCTCCCAAGACCGAATCGTGAAGCGCCGTATTGCCGCTCTTGTCTCGGGTGCTCAAATCCGCCCCCGCATGGAGCAAAGCCCCAAACAGACGCGGGATATCCTTCAAGTCTCCTTGGATTTGCCTGCGGATTTCCCTGTCGCTGTAAAATAACGCAAAATAATGCAGCGGCGTGTTTCCGCTCTGGTCCTGAACATTGACCAGACTCATATCGCTCAACAGAATAAGATTGACGATCTCCAGCATCTTCCCCAGATGACGGCCCTTCGCCGGGGCGATCAGGGCACAGTGCAGGGTGGTCATGTTTTCGTCAGTCCTGTGCCCAAGATTTGCAGAGGCATCAAGCAATAGCCGAACGACCTCGGGGTTCCCTCTCTTGACAACCACAAAAAGGGGCGTCCAACCCCAAATGTTCTCCTGTTCGAGGTTCTGTCCGTCTTGGATCGCCGTCTCAATTTCCGTGATACTGCCGCTCTCCACCAACGCAAAAAAGCCATCTGCATCCATAGCGCCAAGGGCCGACACTTTCAGGCCCGACCACAGGGAAAAAGACAGCGCAAAAAGCAGGCTCCTCGCATAAAAATTCTTCTTCAAGCATTTCCACCTCCTGTTTCTCGGTTGTTTACAGCCCTTTCCTCTGCGCCCCAAATAAACAACGCGAAACAACGGACCTCGATCTTTAAGGTCGGTCGCTTCGCGCGCGTTCGCAGGAATTCGTCGTTGACTCAGGTCTGCGCGGCTGGCGCGGCGCTCCCGAATGCTGTTCTCCGAGTTCCGATCTAGTCCATTCGTGTCAGGGAAATGTCACTGCCGCCGCCATTCAAGCATAAAAACACACAGCTGTAAAGGATGCCGGTGCAAATTCAGAGAGCGACCGCGATGCGTGCTACCGTCTCCAAGGCAGCCAAAGAATTCTCCACAAGGGGCACCAAAAGAAAAAGGGCTCGGGAGAAAAACTCCTGAACCCTTGCTATCAGTGGTGGGCGATACTGGGTTCGAACCAGTGACCTCTTCCGTGTGAAGGAAGCGCTACTACCACTGAGCTAATCGCCCTCGACAAGTGAGCATTATACACAAAAGGAACGAGAAGCACAAGGGGCTCCCCATCTCCATACGGGACGAAACGCCGGAATGCCCGTCCGGAAATCCATTTTCAACCGGGGCAGGCCCCGCACATCCATCGAGAACACGTGCCCCGGAGAAGGCCTTGCCTCCACCTCGGCGGCGCGCGGCCCCACCTTGACGTTCTTGCATCGGCCGGCGACGGGACGCCCGCATCGAACTGTTACAGATCGATGGTTCGGCCCAGCCCCTTCTTCAGCGCGTTCTCGTAGATGCGCCGTGCCGAGACGACGTCCAATACCGCACTGCCCACAGTTTTGAAAAGGGTGACCTGATCGTCCCTCGAACGGCCCTTGGCTTTGCCGGACATCACCTCGCCCAGCTCAACGACACGGTCGTAGCTGAAGACGCCCTGACTTTGCGGGATGATGAAATCCCCCGACTCGTTCAATACGCCGTCACGCGTATCCACCGTGACGATCTCGGCCCTGCGGAGCGCTTCCGGATCCAGTTCCTGCATCTCCGGCGTGTAGGACCCCACGCCGTTGACGTGAGCCCCGGCCTTCAGCTTGGCCCCGTCGAACACGGGAACCTTGGAGGTGGTGACGGCGGTGACGACGTCGGCATCCTCCAGAGCCTCTCCGGAGCTGCGGGCGGCGGCAATCGCCGCCTTGAACTTCCCCGCAAAACGCTCGCCCATGCGCTTTGCGAAATCCTCCGCCCGCTCCATGCTGATGTCGAACACCTCGACCCGCTCGATGGAGGAACGAACCGTCAGGACCGCCTCGAGCTGCGTCTCGGCCTGACCGCCTGTGCCATAGAGCGCAAACTTCCGGCAGTCTTTACGGGCCAATATATCCGTCGCGGCCCCCGAGACGGCACCCGTCCGGATGCGGGTGAGGCACGTACCGTCCATCAGAGCCGAGACCTGGCCGGTATCCGCATCGAGGAGCACCATCGTCGCAGGAACCGAGGGCAAGCCGCGCTCGATGTTCCCCGGATATACGGAGACGATCTTCACGCCCAGAGCGCCGGCTTCCGCCGCATAGCCCGGCATGTAGAGACTCTGCCCCTTGTGCTCGGGGATGTCGATGTTCGTGCGCAGCGGTATGGAAGCGCCGCCCGCTGAATAGAGCGAGAGCGCGTCTTTGTCCGCCTGTACCGCATCGGCCATGGAGAAGACGGACAGCATCTCCTCCGCGCTCAGCAACGTAATCTTCACGGCCTCATTCCTCCTCTTCATCTCCGGCAAAGGGCGGCTTTGCCTGGCCCGATCCGCAAAAGGGCACCGCCAATCTCTTAATCACTATAGGCCGTAAGGAGGTATTCTGTCAAACGAACGACGTGGAGCTGCCCCATCCAAAACGCAACGGGGGGTGCCGGCTGGATTCCGGCACCCCTCGTCTTTGCCTTAACTCAATGCAATTCTTGCCCGCTACTTCTTCGGCTCGGCGTCCTGATCCCCGAAGCCAACGGCCTTGAGCCAGTCGGTCGGGTAGCCCAGGGGCACCATCTTGTCCGAGGTGATCCTGTAGCCGTCGTTGTACTTGCCCACAAGGGTCCAGGCCAAAGCCCACCAGTCCTTGTGAACCTCCTCCATGTAGCCGTTGACGTGCTTCGTGATCATCTCCGAAGCCTTCTTGGGGTCCTTCTTGTAGAGCTCGGCAGCCTTCTTCTCGAAGTCGGCCTGCTCGGAGAAGAACTTGCCCTCCAAACGCTTCTGCTCGGCACGGATATCGCCGATCATGGCGGCAAAGTTGAGGTCCGCCCAGTTGCCCACGAAGTTGAACGCCCACCACGTCGACTTGGGGTCGAACTTGATGCGCTCGCCGGTGTAGTAGGACTCGGGGACCTTCTTCGTCCCGGCGTAGACGGGCATGTAGCAGGTGGTGACGGGCTGGTCCTCGCCGAACCAGGCGATGGCCGCCAGAGGCTCCGGCAGGTTGTCGCGCACCTGGCCGACGAAGCTGTAGGAGCAGCGGAACAGGCTGATGGAGCGGTTCCAGTCGTTCCCCTTACGGTCCTCGGGCTTCATGTCCTTCGTCACCGCGTAGCGCGTGGGGGTGCCGAACGGCCCGGCAGCCAGTCCCTTGGTCATGTCGAAACGCGTGCCCTCCATATAGTCGCGGTTCAGCGCCATGAGATCCTGAACCTTGATGGGGGCATCGGGCTTCTGGAAAAGCGGGTAATGCTCGGCCGCGTCCTCGGCCAGCTTCACGCTGGGGGACAGCAGGTTGTAGGCCCGCCACTCGCGGCGCTGCTGGTAGTAGGGGGAACCGTAGGGCTGGGGATTGTAGAGCTTGTGGAAGACGAACGCATCGCCCTCCTTCCACCAGCCCATCTCCTCGGCGAAGGACTTGACGTTCGAGGAGTACATGAAGTTCTCCTTGTCGTCAAAGTCGATCTCCGCGATGCGGGAGCGGTTGGACCCCATGGCGTAGCTGTCGTCGGGCACG from Fretibacterium sp. OH1220_COT-178 includes these protein-coding regions:
- a CDS encoding ankyrin repeat domain-containing protein, encoding MKKNFYARSLLFALSFSLWSGLKVSALGAMDADGFFALVESGSITEIETAIQDGQNLEQENIWGWTPLFVVVKRGNPEVVRLLLDASANLGHRTDENMTTLHCALIAPAKGRHLGKMLEIVNLILLSDMSLVNVQDQSGNTPLHYFALFYSDREIRRQIQGDLKDIPRLFGALLHAGADLSTRDKSGNTALHDSVLGGDEEAALLLLQAGADAGVVNNEGVTPLWGASAMGLSRVVSALLERGANPNVRVEGMTPLHMATGVGLLRRKPSGKWESFSEMLKRIGKEETDFLKVTRLLVEAGAEVNALSDPGESETGERGTPLDVAEEAGSTLVAEYLKSVGARNKKPWNWPI
- a CDS encoding ornithine cyclodeaminase family protein: MKITLLSAEEMLSVFSMADAVQADKDALSLYSAGGASIPLRTNIDIPEHKGQSLYMPGYAAEAGALGVKIVSVYPGNIERGLPSVPATMVLLDADTGQVSALMDGTCLTRIRTGAVSGAATDILARKDCRKFALYGTGGQAETQLEAVLTVRSSIERVEVFDISMERAEDFAKRMGERFAGKFKAAIAAARSSGEALEDADVVTAVTTSKVPVFDGAKLKAGAHVNGVGSYTPEMQELDPEALRRAEIVTVDTRDGVLNESGDFIIPQSQGVFSYDRVVELGEVMSGKAKGRSRDDQVTLFKTVGSAVLDVVSARRIYENALKKGLGRTIDL
- a CDS encoding dipeptidase; the protein is MRSSWKFLVLTAVLVLVMAGAALACTSVMVGKKATADGSVMVSYTCDGWYDHRLQVIPGGTHKKGEMVPVYHNICYQTRPGKELKKVGEIPQAEKTYTYFHVGYPIMNEKSVVMGEYTWGGREENECQNGLFMIEQLQVLGLQRGATAREVIKVMGELAEKYGYVDGGEALTVGDKDEIWLFEITGPGPLWTPESGKPGAVWAAVRVPDDSYAMGSNRSRIAEIDFDDKENFMYSSNVKSFAEEMGWWKEGDAFVFHKLYNPQPYGSPYYQQRREWRAYNLLSPSVKLAEDAAEHYPLFQKPDAPIKVQDLMALNRDYMEGTRFDMTKGLAAGPFGTPTRYAVTKDMKPEDRKGNDWNRSISLFRCSYSFVGQVRDNLPEPLAAIAWFGEDQPVTTCYMPVYAGTKKVPESYYTGERIKFDPKSTWWAFNFVGNWADLNFAAMIGDIRAEQKRLEGKFFSEQADFEKKAAELYKKDPKKASEMITKHVNGYMEEVHKDWWALAWTLVGKYNDGYRITSDKMVPLGYPTDWLKAVGFGDQDAEPKK